In a genomic window of Prochlorococcus marinus subsp. marinus str. CCMP1375:
- the nadB gene encoding L-aspartate oxidase produces MNSARITSNSWDVIVVGAGAAGLMTCIELPPHLKILLLNRNTSKRSASRWAQGGIAAVTREEDSLQSHADDTFRAGCGLCDTDAVKMLVEHAPQCVERLQKLGMEFDRDSKGLATTLEAAHSHRRVLHVQDRTGRALVDVLREQVEKRSNIVHCRGVRVTQLLVEHNCCDGVQVLDGPLLYWIQSKAVVLASGGGGHLFANTTNPAQACGEGLALAWKAGAAIEDLEFFQFHPTALKLQGATSFLISEAVRGEGAVLVDRDGNSPVAHLLRKDLAPRDQVSRALVKTMQSQGVSHIGLDLMNIPPEKIFARFPSIIQRCREMGIDPLNNLIPVAPAAHYWMGGVATDMQAATSVSGLYAVGEVACTGVHGANRLASNSLLECLVFASQMSVINVTESSRKNIISNQTFLTKLSNNLDCEQSENDLQSSIEDLRKLFWKEVGVNRSKKGMQDALNNIRLDLDSLNKNALLELVSNQSIDICNSFDEGTRRKLNLLLDLNHRKLTCLLTLNACLFRTESRGGHYRLDSPATLPYWRCHSRQKKGQTISTRPVRE; encoded by the coding sequence ATGAACTCTGCGCGTATTACTTCTAATTCTTGGGATGTGATTGTTGTAGGTGCTGGTGCTGCAGGGTTGATGACATGCATTGAATTGCCACCTCACTTGAAAATCTTGCTTCTTAATCGTAATACGAGCAAAAGATCTGCAAGTCGATGGGCTCAAGGAGGTATTGCTGCAGTTACTCGAGAAGAAGATAGTTTACAAAGTCATGCAGATGATACCTTCAGAGCAGGATGTGGTTTGTGTGATACTGATGCAGTGAAAATGCTTGTGGAACATGCTCCTCAATGCGTTGAGCGGCTTCAGAAGTTAGGAATGGAGTTTGATAGAGACTCTAAAGGATTAGCTACAACACTAGAAGCTGCTCATAGTCATAGGCGTGTATTACATGTTCAGGATCGCACAGGGAGAGCTTTAGTTGATGTACTGCGAGAACAAGTTGAGAAAAGATCTAATATTGTTCATTGTCGAGGCGTAAGAGTTACGCAGCTTTTGGTTGAGCATAATTGCTGCGATGGAGTACAAGTTTTAGATGGTCCTTTGCTTTATTGGATTCAATCCAAGGCTGTTGTTTTAGCTTCTGGAGGGGGCGGACATTTGTTTGCAAATACAACAAATCCTGCTCAAGCCTGCGGAGAAGGTTTGGCTTTGGCTTGGAAAGCAGGTGCAGCTATAGAGGATCTTGAGTTTTTTCAGTTTCATCCAACTGCACTTAAGCTTCAAGGGGCTACGTCTTTCTTAATTTCAGAAGCTGTTAGAGGTGAGGGAGCTGTATTAGTTGATCGTGATGGCAATAGTCCTGTCGCTCATTTGTTGAGAAAGGATCTTGCTCCTAGAGATCAGGTTAGTAGAGCTCTTGTAAAGACAATGCAATCGCAAGGTGTAAGTCATATAGGGCTTGATTTAATGAATATTCCTCCAGAAAAAATTTTTGCGCGCTTCCCTTCCATTATTCAAAGATGTCGAGAAATGGGTATTGACCCCCTGAATAATTTGATACCAGTTGCTCCAGCAGCACATTATTGGATGGGTGGCGTTGCTACTGATATGCAAGCAGCAACATCAGTTTCAGGACTTTATGCCGTCGGAGAAGTTGCATGTACTGGAGTACATGGTGCAAACCGACTGGCCAGCAACTCCTTATTGGAATGTTTGGTATTTGCAAGTCAAATGTCTGTTATTAATGTAACGGAATCCTCTCGTAAAAATATCATTTCAAATCAAACTTTTCTGACTAAACTTTCAAATAATTTAGATTGTGAGCAAAGTGAGAATGACTTGCAATCTTCTATAGAAGACTTAAGAAAATTATTTTGGAAAGAAGTAGGTGTTAATCGTTCTAAGAAAGGAATGCAAGATGCTTTGAACAATATACGATTAGATTTAGATTCTCTAAATAAGAACGCTTTGTTAGAGTTAGTTAGTAATCAATCAATTGATATATGTAATTCGTTTGATGAAGGTACTCGAAGGAAATTGAATCTTCTTTTGGATTTAAATCATCGTAAATTGACGTGCTTATTAACTTTAAATGCCTGCTTATTTCGGACGGAAAGTAGAGGAGGACATTATCGATTAGATTCACCCGCAACATTACCTTATTGGAGATGTCACTCTAGGCAGAAAAAAGGTCAAACAATCTCAACAAGACCAGTTAGAGAGTAA
- a CDS encoding vitamin K epoxide reductase family protein, whose protein sequence is MGTNRLKSRRRQDQGSKLARIFIAILGTIGVIDTGSITLERWGWINSLSCPGGLEGCDKVLKSAWGTIFAINGFEIPLSFVGFLSYLAILFLAIIPFSPLESGKKIDLSRNTWWGLFIISTCMTIFSFVLMGIMVMKIQAFCFFCILSAVISSLILILTIIGGGWEEKRDLLFRGLLITIVVLLGGLIWSSSVDPNKKETLIIDSNLGPIIENKSSLAAIELANHLKEKNIILYSAYWCPHCHDQKEMFGKEAASNLISIECAIDGNNSKPELCESKGITGFPSWEIKGKIESGVKSLDQLAELSEYKGSRDF, encoded by the coding sequence ATGGGGACAAATCGCCTTAAAAGTCGTCGAAGACAAGATCAAGGTTCCAAGTTGGCAAGAATTTTTATCGCAATCCTTGGAACAATAGGAGTGATAGATACAGGCTCAATCACCTTGGAAAGATGGGGTTGGATCAATTCACTTTCATGCCCAGGTGGTCTCGAAGGGTGTGACAAAGTCTTAAAAAGCGCTTGGGGAACAATTTTTGCGATCAATGGCTTCGAGATTCCTTTATCTTTTGTAGGATTTCTTAGTTATTTAGCAATACTTTTTCTAGCAATAATTCCTTTTTCGCCTTTGGAGTCAGGAAAAAAGATAGACCTTTCTAGGAATACTTGGTGGGGATTATTTATTATCTCTACTTGCATGACTATTTTTAGTTTTGTGTTAATGGGAATAATGGTCATGAAAATTCAAGCTTTTTGTTTTTTCTGTATTTTGTCTGCTGTCATATCAAGCTTAATTTTAATATTAACGATAATTGGTGGAGGCTGGGAGGAAAAGAGAGACTTGCTTTTTAGAGGACTATTAATAACCATTGTTGTCTTATTAGGAGGACTTATTTGGTCATCTTCAGTAGATCCAAATAAAAAAGAAACTTTAATAATTGATAGTAATTTAGGACCAATTATAGAAAATAAGAGTTCTTTAGCAGCAATTGAATTAGCAAATCACTTAAAAGAGAAAAATATTATTCTTTATAGTGCATATTGGTGTCCTCACTGTCATGATCAAAAGGAAATGTTTGGTAAAGAAGCAGCATCTAATCTAATATCAATTGAATGTGCTATCGATGGAAATAATAGCAAGCCTGAGCTTTGCGAAAGTAAAGGTATAACAGGGTTCCCGTCATGGGAAATAAAAGGTAAAATAGAGTCTGGAGTTAAAAGTCTTGATCAATTAGCTGAGCTTAGTGAATATAAAGGATCTAGAGATTTCTAA
- the rimO gene encoding 30S ribosomal protein S12 methylthiotransferase RimO — protein MIEKTTLNLENNPTVAFVHLGCEKNLVDTEHMMGLLDQGGYSISTNPSEASLVVVNTCSFIQDAREESVRVLVGLAEQDKEIIIAGCLAQHFQEELLQSIPEAKAIIGTGDYQNILNVLQRIEQGEIVNQVSNNPTFVGDEKLPRFRTTGKAVAYLKIAEGCDYSCAFCIIPKLRGMQRSRSIESIVAEANQLAKQGVKELILISQITTNYGLDLYGRPCLADLLRELGDVEIPWIRVHYAYPTGLTSEVIKAFREVPNLLPYLDLPLQHSHPDVLRLMNRPWQLDLNASLLDRIRSELPDAIFRTSLIVGFPGETEEHFNHLVSFVQTQQFDHIGVFTFSSEAGTKAASLANQIPFSVAEARKDKIISIQQPIAELKNQNWIGRTVDVLIEREDKDSAEFVGRCARFSPEVDGFVRLQINNTFTNQLNIGMMTPALITGADLYDLTGQVV, from the coding sequence ATTATAGAGAAAACTACTCTTAATTTAGAAAATAATCCAACCGTTGCGTTTGTGCATTTGGGTTGTGAAAAGAATTTGGTGGATACTGAACATATGATGGGCTTACTAGATCAAGGGGGATATTCAATAAGCACTAACCCTTCTGAAGCATCTCTTGTAGTAGTTAATACTTGTAGCTTTATTCAAGATGCAAGAGAAGAATCTGTTCGTGTATTAGTAGGTCTGGCTGAGCAGGATAAAGAAATTATTATTGCAGGGTGTCTTGCTCAACATTTTCAAGAAGAGTTGCTTCAGTCCATACCAGAAGCAAAGGCAATTATCGGTACGGGCGATTATCAAAATATTTTGAATGTTCTTCAAAGAATTGAACAAGGGGAAATAGTTAACCAAGTTTCAAACAATCCAACTTTTGTTGGTGATGAAAAATTACCTCGATTTAGAACCACTGGTAAAGCAGTTGCCTATTTAAAGATCGCAGAAGGCTGTGACTATAGCTGTGCTTTCTGCATTATTCCTAAACTCAGAGGAATGCAACGAAGTCGATCTATTGAATCAATTGTTGCAGAGGCTAATCAACTAGCTAAACAGGGTGTTAAAGAGCTGATTTTAATAAGTCAAATAACCACGAATTACGGATTAGATTTATATGGACGCCCTTGTCTTGCAGATCTTCTAAGGGAACTTGGCGACGTTGAAATTCCTTGGATTCGTGTTCATTATGCATATCCTACTGGGCTGACTTCTGAAGTGATAAAGGCTTTTAGGGAAGTTCCAAATCTATTACCTTATTTAGATTTGCCGTTGCAACATAGTCACCCTGATGTTCTGCGATTAATGAATCGACCTTGGCAGTTAGATTTAAATGCTTCTTTGCTCGATAGAATTAGATCTGAATTGCCAGATGCTATTTTTCGGACATCTTTGATAGTTGGCTTTCCTGGCGAAACTGAAGAGCACTTTAATCATTTGGTTTCTTTTGTTCAAACCCAGCAATTTGATCACATTGGTGTATTTACGTTTTCTTCTGAAGCAGGTACTAAAGCAGCATCTCTTGCTAATCAAATTCCTTTTAGCGTTGCTGAAGCTCGTAAAGATAAGATAATTTCTATTCAACAACCTATTGCTGAACTTAAGAATCAAAATTGGATTGGACGAACTGTAGATGTATTAATTGAGAGAGAAGATAAAGATAGTGCAGAATTTGTAGGACGTTGTGCGCGCTTTTCTCCAGAAGTTGATGGTTTTGTAAGACTGCAAATTAATAATACTTTTACTAATCAACTGAATATAGGGATGATGACTCCTGCTCTTATTACTGGCGCAGATTTATATGATTTAACGGGGCAGGTCGTTTGA
- the petL gene encoding cytochrome b6-f complex subunit PetL: MGILFYLALVGLGLGAAFAMNKILKAVKLI, from the coding sequence ATGGGAATCTTATTCTATTTAGCTCTTGTCGGTCTAGGCCTCGGAGCAGCTTTTGCTATGAATAAAATCTTAAAAGCCGTTAAATTAATATAG
- a CDS encoding DUF4346 domain-containing protein, whose translation MKQILSQKEQFINNLDEKYSQRFIELDPSGYFLIKVSHETNELIVEHFSNNIDETGLATDPETGEPLKCNDNKERSPIKVFKGKSAKEIGIQITEGHVPKPLTKLDHALYLGRELQKAEFCLTNGKPYVQD comes from the coding sequence ATGAAGCAGATTCTTTCCCAAAAAGAACAGTTTATAAATAATCTCGATGAGAAGTATTCCCAAAGATTTATTGAACTGGACCCATCTGGATATTTTCTAATCAAAGTGAGCCATGAAACAAATGAATTAATAGTCGAGCATTTCAGCAACAATATTGACGAAACAGGGTTAGCAACAGATCCAGAAACAGGTGAGCCATTAAAATGCAATGACAATAAAGAACGTAGCCCTATTAAGGTCTTTAAAGGAAAAAGTGCTAAAGAGATTGGCATCCAAATCACAGAAGGGCACGTTCCAAAACCTTTAACCAAACTTGACCATGCTCTTTATCTTGGGAGAGAACTGCAAAAAGCTGAGTTCTGCCTAACAAATGGAAAGCCTTATGTACAAGACTAA
- a CDS encoding GNAT family N-acetyltransferase, which yields MKSSTTFRWHRSIKEIPREKWAHLVNKKVLPFYDWNWLNALEESESVSSRYGWQPLHLSLWENNRLISLAPLYLKNHSYGEFIFDQAFANLSNRLSVPYYPKLIGMSPLSPIEGYKFFISSEKDSREITEVMMKIIDEFAINNNISSCNFLYVDPSWKKHGESANCSSWINKQTLWSSHGEQSFEDYLARFNSNQRRNIKKERQSITKTDLRISIINGEEINLAMMEMMHNFYEAHCSRWGAWGSKYLTKAFFERLANKDLANNIVLFNANRGNPKEPIAMSFCITDYQTLWGRYWGSKEEIKNLHFELCYYSPISWAIKNGIKEFDPGAGGNQKMRRGFTATPRFSLHRWYDNTMAQIIKDWLPKANNMMKEEINASNNEVPFIHTKIDL from the coding sequence TTGAAATCATCAACAACATTTCGTTGGCACCGATCAATCAAAGAAATCCCACGAGAAAAATGGGCGCACCTCGTCAACAAAAAGGTGCTGCCTTTCTATGATTGGAATTGGTTAAATGCACTAGAAGAATCAGAGAGTGTCTCATCAAGATACGGTTGGCAACCATTACATCTTTCACTTTGGGAGAATAATAGATTAATTTCGCTAGCTCCTCTTTACTTAAAAAATCATAGCTATGGAGAATTTATTTTTGACCAAGCCTTCGCAAATCTCTCGAATCGCTTGAGCGTACCTTATTACCCAAAATTAATAGGAATGAGCCCACTTAGTCCTATAGAGGGATATAAATTCTTTATTTCTTCTGAAAAAGATTCTAGAGAGATAACAGAAGTCATGATGAAAATTATTGATGAATTTGCAATTAATAATAATATTTCGAGCTGCAATTTCTTGTACGTAGATCCATCATGGAAGAAACATGGTGAGTCCGCTAATTGTTCAAGTTGGATTAATAAACAAACTCTTTGGAGCTCTCATGGTGAGCAATCTTTTGAAGATTATTTAGCAAGGTTCAATTCCAATCAACGTCGTAATATCAAAAAAGAAAGACAATCAATTACAAAAACAGATTTAAGAATTTCTATAATAAATGGCGAGGAAATTAACCTAGCAATGATGGAGATGATGCACAATTTCTACGAAGCTCATTGCTCTAGATGGGGTGCATGGGGAAGTAAGTATTTAACCAAAGCATTTTTCGAAAGGTTAGCCAATAAAGATTTAGCTAACAACATTGTTTTATTTAATGCAAATCGTGGCAATCCAAAAGAACCAATTGCAATGTCTTTTTGTATTACAGATTATCAAACTCTTTGGGGCAGATATTGGGGAAGTAAAGAAGAAATAAAGAATCTTCATTTTGAACTCTGTTACTATTCACCAATTTCTTGGGCGATAAAAAATGGTATCAAGGAATTTGACCCAGGAGCAGGCGGAAATCAAAAGATGAGAAGAGGTTTTACGGCAACACCTCGTTTCAGTCTTCATCGTTGGTATGACAATACAATGGCTCAAATTATTAAAGATTGGCTCCCTAAAGCAAACAATATGATGAAAGAAGAAATCAATGCTTCAAACAATGAAGTTCCATTCATACATACAAAAATTGACTTATAA
- a CDS encoding RibD family protein, translating to MSLPWIRLVLAISLDGRLAPSNGGKANLGGEGDRRVLEEALAWSDATLMGSGTLKIHKNTCLIHDSKLIRERHTQGRSTQPISLIISKQSSFPQTWQFFRQPITRWLLIPKAKTQIFTSEGFEQQIVMQDNWSGTLHDLNQKGCSRIVLLGGIQLITSLLLEDKVDELQLTFTPRLLGGKYTWTASGKNSLPIELTKSDAWHLKGIEELGKNEVMIKYLRKRS from the coding sequence TTGAGCTTACCTTGGATCCGTCTAGTTCTAGCAATAAGCCTTGATGGGAGGCTAGCTCCTTCCAATGGAGGGAAAGCCAATCTAGGAGGCGAAGGCGACAGAAGAGTATTAGAGGAAGCTTTAGCATGGTCAGATGCAACTTTAATGGGGAGCGGAACACTAAAAATTCATAAAAATACTTGCCTAATTCATGACTCAAAATTGATTCGAGAAAGACATACTCAAGGGCGCTCTACTCAACCAATCTCTTTAATAATTAGTAAGCAATCATCATTTCCTCAAACATGGCAATTCTTCAGACAACCCATTACAAGATGGCTATTAATACCAAAAGCTAAAACACAAATATTTACTTCAGAGGGATTTGAACAACAAATTGTAATGCAAGATAATTGGTCAGGAACTCTTCATGATCTAAATCAAAAAGGATGCTCAAGAATAGTTCTTCTTGGAGGTATTCAACTTATTACATCTCTGTTATTAGAAGACAAAGTAGATGAATTGCAACTTACTTTCACCCCTAGGCTGTTAGGTGGAAAATACACATGGACTGCATCAGGCAAAAATAGTCTGCCAATAGAATTAACTAAATCAGATGCTTGGCATCTCAAAGGAATAGAAGAACTAGGAAAAAATGAAGTAATGATCAAATACTTACGGAAAAGATCTTGA
- a CDS encoding 6-pyruvoyl trahydropterin synthase family protein gives MNGVTSMNTHGKGRHCVITRRALFSASHQYSLPELSANDNSKQFGKCAIPPGHGHNYELIVSMAGSLNVDGMVLNLSEVKHAIKQQVTSQLDFRCLNQTWPEFDMSKPEGCLPTTEALTRIIWNRLKCYLPLVSLRLYEQPSLWADYLGKNMEAFLTIKKHFSAAHRLAREELSQKENEMIYGKCARTNGHGHNYFVEITVKGTIDKRTGMLCDLASLEQLVEDLVIEPFDHTFLNKDITHFSNCVPTAENIALHIADILNNPIHSIGASLHKIRLQESPNNAAEIYTDITSLNDLKANTYK, from the coding sequence ATGAATGGTGTCACATCTATGAATACACATGGGAAAGGACGCCACTGTGTAATAACTCGTCGAGCATTATTTAGTGCAAGTCACCAATATTCGCTCCCGGAATTATCAGCTAATGATAATTCAAAGCAATTTGGAAAATGTGCAATACCTCCTGGCCATGGACATAACTATGAATTGATTGTCTCTATGGCAGGATCATTAAATGTAGATGGCATGGTTCTAAACCTTTCAGAAGTTAAACATGCTATTAAACAGCAAGTAACAAGCCAGCTTGATTTTCGCTGCTTAAATCAAACATGGCCAGAGTTTGATATGTCCAAGCCAGAAGGCTGCTTGCCAACTACAGAAGCATTGACACGAATAATCTGGAACAGACTAAAGTGTTATTTGCCGCTAGTCTCGTTAAGGCTCTATGAACAACCCTCACTATGGGCTGACTATCTTGGAAAAAATATGGAAGCATTCTTAACCATTAAAAAACACTTTTCGGCCGCTCATCGTCTTGCAAGAGAAGAGCTTTCGCAAAAAGAAAATGAAATGATCTATGGGAAATGTGCCAGAACAAACGGACATGGGCATAACTACTTCGTCGAGATTACAGTTAAAGGAACAATTGACAAAAGAACAGGAATGCTTTGTGACCTTGCTTCACTTGAGCAATTAGTAGAAGATTTAGTGATAGAACCTTTCGATCACACTTTTTTAAATAAAGACATCACTCACTTTTCCAATTGTGTCCCCACGGCAGAAAATATTGCTCTTCATATCGCTGATATATTAAATAATCCTATTCATAGTATTGGTGCAAGTCTTCATAAGATTCGCCTTCAAGAAAGTCCTAACAATGCTGCAGAAATATATACAGACATAACAAGCTTAAATGACTTAAAAGCCAACACATATAAATAA
- a CDS encoding shikimate kinase codes for MTYKLRPNQVIKKLGGRIIYLVGMMGSGKSTTGPHLAKLLKYSFIDQDELIEKVAKSSVSQIFREEGENGFRDIETQVLKQIGQRHSLVVATGGGLVTRSENWGVLHQGIVIWLDPNRELLFARLKSDKTVVRPLLDNKDPKDVLDSLIKQRYLSYAEADLHISIERETPEEVALVIFKKLSEIIRVQED; via the coding sequence ATGACTTATAAATTGAGACCTAATCAAGTGATAAAAAAATTAGGAGGCCGCATTATCTATCTAGTAGGAATGATGGGTTCAGGAAAGAGCACTACAGGGCCGCATCTTGCTAAATTACTGAAATATAGTTTTATTGATCAGGATGAATTAATTGAGAAAGTAGCTAAATCTTCCGTTTCACAGATTTTTAGAGAAGAAGGTGAAAATGGTTTTCGTGATATTGAGACTCAAGTTCTCAAGCAAATTGGTCAAAGACATTCCTTGGTTGTTGCAACTGGAGGAGGTCTTGTAACTCGTTCTGAGAACTGGGGTGTTTTACATCAAGGAATTGTTATTTGGCTGGATCCAAATCGGGAACTTTTGTTTGCAAGGTTGAAGTCTGATAAAACGGTTGTTCGCCCGTTGTTGGACAATAAAGATCCTAAAGACGTCTTGGACTCTTTAATAAAGCAACGCTATTTGTCATATGCTGAAGCAGATTTACATATCTCTATCGAGAGGGAAACACCTGAAGAAGTTGCCTTAGTAATTTTCAAAAAATTGTCTGAAATAATTAGAGTTCAGGAGGATTAA
- a CDS encoding chlororespiratory reduction protein 7 produces MSNPLIRDNENYVVMEPCKNEKLLTSKETLQWLENWLNQMDELPEDLKEHPSNVEAAQRLLDTACDLEITPGFNIQWFAVRLNPPEL; encoded by the coding sequence ATGTCTAATCCACTAATTCGAGATAATGAAAATTATGTAGTCATGGAACCTTGCAAAAATGAAAAACTACTTACTTCAAAAGAAACTCTTCAATGGTTAGAAAATTGGTTGAATCAAATGGATGAGCTGCCTGAAGATTTGAAAGAACATCCTTCTAATGTAGAAGCCGCGCAAAGGTTATTAGATACTGCATGCGACCTAGAGATAACTCCAGGTTTTAATATCCAATGGTTTGCTGTGCGTCTTAATCCTCCTGAACTCTAA
- a CDS encoding glutathione S-transferase family protein has product MLELYQFEHSAFCLKVRLFLQAKNLQYKVVEITPGIGQINVFKLSGQRQVPVLKDGETIVSDSSEIIQYIETITNEPELLPKKPHEAAMAHLIEDWADTTLAKAARLELIKAAAIDPSLRKALLPNDLPNSFKGLIDNLPCEFMNGLTEVLNQGQSTALLNSLEKLSNSVSSQPWLVGDSLSIADIAVAAQLSLLRFPFSSGESLFGKGCLGFADNPRLDPLFTWRDQLEKKLIETDPAIL; this is encoded by the coding sequence ATGTTGGAACTCTATCAATTTGAGCATTCAGCATTTTGTCTGAAGGTCCGGTTGTTCTTGCAAGCCAAAAACCTGCAATACAAAGTCGTTGAAATCACTCCTGGAATCGGCCAAATTAATGTATTTAAACTTTCTGGTCAAAGGCAGGTGCCTGTTTTAAAAGATGGTGAAACTATTGTCTCTGACTCAAGTGAAATTATTCAATATATAGAAACTATCACAAATGAACCTGAGCTTTTACCTAAAAAACCTCACGAAGCAGCAATGGCTCATCTTATCGAAGATTGGGCAGATACAACCTTGGCAAAAGCGGCTCGTTTGGAACTCATCAAAGCAGCAGCAATAGACCCATCATTAAGAAAAGCGCTATTACCTAATGATTTACCAAACTCATTTAAAGGTTTAATTGACAACTTGCCTTGTGAATTTATGAATGGTTTAACAGAAGTTCTGAATCAAGGGCAAAGTACTGCATTACTCAACAGTCTTGAAAAACTATCAAATTCTGTTTCTTCACAACCATGGCTGGTTGGAGATTCTCTAAGTATTGCAGATATAGCAGTAGCAGCTCAATTGTCCTTACTAAGATTTCCTTTTTCATCAGGAGAATCTCTTTTTGGCAAAGGATGTCTTGGTTTTGCAGACAATCCTCGATTAGATCCTTTATTTACTTGGCGTGATCAGCTTGAAAAGAAATTAATAGAGACTGATCCAGCAATTTTATAA
- a CDS encoding DUF751 family protein: MGEFFSNVSRYPKYLITIILGVFFAAIEPLVRRSSNPITAISLIGALISGLLTLFFIVKGMVFPSSLI, translated from the coding sequence ATGGGTGAGTTCTTTTCCAATGTTTCTAGATATCCAAAGTATCTCATAACAATTATCCTTGGCGTTTTTTTTGCTGCTATAGAACCATTGGTTCGCAGGAGTAGTAATCCTATAACTGCAATATCCCTTATAGGGGCTTTGATTAGTGGTCTTCTCACACTATTTTTTATTGTTAAAGGTATGGTCTTTCCCTCATCTTTGATTTAG
- the rbfA gene encoding 30S ribosome-binding factor RbfA has product MAQSRRVEKVAALIRKEMSELLSNGIRDQRVNTTMITITEVEVSGDLQHCKIFVSIYGNEIQKDEVFSGLEASQSFLKGELGRRLQMRRAPEVVFKLDRGMEKGISVLNLLEKLEAERNIKDKKLIEFQE; this is encoded by the coding sequence ATGGCTCAAAGTCGCCGCGTTGAGAAAGTAGCTGCACTGATCCGAAAGGAGATGAGTGAGTTGCTAAGCAATGGGATAAGAGATCAAAGAGTGAATACCACAATGATTACAATTACTGAAGTTGAAGTTTCTGGAGATCTTCAGCATTGCAAGATTTTTGTGAGCATTTATGGAAATGAGATTCAGAAAGATGAAGTTTTTTCTGGCTTAGAAGCCTCTCAATCTTTTCTTAAAGGCGAATTGGGAAGGAGATTACAGATGCGACGAGCACCTGAAGTTGTTTTTAAATTAGATCGAGGAATGGAAAAGGGGATATCTGTTTTGAATCTTTTGGAAAAGCTGGAGGCAGAGCGAAATATTAAAGATAAAAAATTGATTGAATTCCAAGAGTAG